In a single window of the Mesoplodon densirostris isolate mMesDen1 chromosome 18, mMesDen1 primary haplotype, whole genome shotgun sequence genome:
- the LOC132479316 gene encoding signal transducer CD24-like, with amino-acid sequence MGRVMVARLGLGLLLLALLLPTQIYSNQTTVVTPSSNSSQHTSAAPNPANATTKASGGALQSTASLLVISVSLLQLYC; translated from the coding sequence ATGGGCAGAGTGATGGTGGCCAGGCTTGGactggggctgctgcttctgGCACTGCTCTTACCTACGCAGATTTATTCAAATCAAACAACTGTTGTAACGCCTTCAAGTAATTCCTCCCAGCATACCTCAGCTGCCCCCAATCCAGCGAATGCCACCACCAAGGCAAGTGGCGGTGCTCTGCAGTCAACAGCCAGTCTCTTGGTGATCTCGGTCTCCCTTCTACAGCTCTACTGTTAA